GAGAGGTATTTATGCGAAGCTTCCTCATACGGTATTCCTGCGTTCAGCCGATGCCCTTCATTTGATCTCGGCCATGGAGTATGGGGTCCAAAGAAATCTATACGAATGACCACCATATGCTTGGTGCCGCAAAATACTTCGGGCTCAAAGGATTAAATATTTTTTAAACCTTCGCGAGCTTCATGCAGTAGTCTTGGACGGCTTTTTGCCAAGGGCGGACTTTGCGGCCGGTGAGTAGCTCATACTTGGTCGTATCGAGAACCGTGTAGGGTGGGCGCACCGCGACAAATTGTTTCATGTCCGCTAGGGTGATCGGATCGATGTGGTCACACTTCACGTCTATGCCGAGGTCTCGGGCGGTCATCCAGATTTCCTTTGCGTAATCAATCCAGGCCGCTCCTCCTGAGTTACTCATGTGCAAAATGCCGGAAGGCCGCAGGTCAAAAATCGGGCGGATCATTTCAGCAAAATCTAGGGTATAGGTCGGCGTTCCCCATTTATCGCTGATAATGGAGAGTTTATTTTCGGTTTGGATCGTTTTCCATACATACTCGAAAAAGCCGGGTTTACCGGGGCCAAAGACCCAGGCGACCCGTGCGATTAAAGCTTGAGCATTCCGTTCCATCACCCCTTGTTCGGCGGCGATTTTTGATTCTGCATATACGGCTACGGCATGAACCGTGTCGTCCTCGCGGTAGGCTTCCTTTTTCAGGCCGTCGAAAACATAATCCGTGCTGACATGGATGTAGTATGCATCAAAAAGCCGCGATAATCCCGCCAGTTGGATCGCCGCTTT
The sequence above is a segment of the Verrucomicrobiota bacterium genome. Coding sequences within it:
- the rfbD gene encoding dTDP-4-dehydrorhamnose reductase — encoded protein: MRQKIMITGAGGRLGGDLSNCLDTEVFEVFGFNHAELDITDARKLRGVFEKVKPSVVVNCAALTNVDFCETHREETFAVNTKAAIQLAGLSRLFDAYYIHVSTDYVFDGLKKEAYREDDTVHAVAVYAESKIAAEQGVMERNAQALIARVAWVFGPGKPGFFEYVWKTIQTENKLSIISDKWGTPTYTLDFAEMIRPIFDLRPSGILHMSNSGGAAWIDYAKEIWMTARDLGIDVKCDHIDPITLADMKQFVAVRPPYTVLDTTKYELLTGRKVRPWQKAVQDYCMKLAKV